A window of Juglans regia cultivar Chandler chromosome 7, Walnut 2.0, whole genome shotgun sequence contains these coding sequences:
- the LOC109003444 gene encoding ubiquitin carboxyl-terminal hydrolase 2-like has product MGKKVKKKSRGPLKEKRVAAHSPKKVPQQSDPSPETAGDEVSAVTERKPCFHLEKGVDLSKLSARIGSSEPIMCEDCRVDGKGNKGKGKHGKKKGGAAVDSISDSRPIWVCLECGHYACGGVGLPTGPQSHTVRHVRQTHHPLVIHFEKPQLCWCFPCKTLIPIVKMEDNGDHKNVLSDVVKLIKGRSSVGSSVDVEDAWFGGGSVTSEIKAGSSALIDLDLGGNYVIRGLVNLGNTCFFNSVMQNLLAMKMLRDYFFQLDTSSGPLTIALKKLFIETKQEGGLKNVINPRSFFGCVCSKAPQFRGYQQHDSHELLRCLLDGLSTEELGSKKQLNSPKGDGISSNLSTFVDAVFGGQISSTVCCVECGYSSTVYEPFLDLSLPVPTKKPPSKKAQAVTRAKKTKLPPKKGGKTRPKVNKDADLLPAQSVSNLAASNDISCQEQAVEAVAEKEMAFSCNSMPLSSSDLIVVAGESGSASQNLLAVQAYENEQVFENVVEQTSALLDDFTWLDYIDPETVSDECHLTQSNGVSITQDPENKDIYLNDAPLQVSSDSSSQTFSANVEPNLKPDSSVNYWEDELPLQVQDTDVLLLPYKEGSPTTGEIIKGGDEASSSVAGYGPDEMDFDGFGDMFNEPEISMGPAPRPSFDNVVAETVVVGNNSDSDPDEVDNTDSPVTVESCLAHFIKPELLANENAWHCENCSKTLRHERLRAKRPVKNVSTILLNGDQIGSQNEQLLCPAEVGNLANGYMKNEASLEDAGEILILHKAKMDCAQIENGQRGELNPVVSQCEEGTGVINGALPEKLHSSGCYKTCCQESFCGQAIESCNVHARNSVECTTGKVHHDESLSLAQSCESEGSEDEDMNSKSVKVKRDATKRVLIYRAPPILTIHLKRFSQDARGRLSKLNGHVSFRETIDLRPYLDPRCIDKEKHHYRLIGVVEHSGTMRGGHYVAFVRGGQKSSRGNDQKENDGSVWYHASDAYVRQASLDEVLGCEAYILFYEKI; this is encoded by the exons ATGGGGAAGAAAGTCAAGAAGAAGAGCCGAGGTCCTCTGAAGGAGAAGCGGGTTGCGGCCCATTCCCCAAAAAAAGTTCCCCAACAATCTGACCCTAGTCCTGAGACTGCTGGTGATGAAGTTTCAGCAGTAACAGAGAGAAAACCCTGTTTTCATCTTGAAAAGGGCGTTGATTTGAGTAAACTGTCAGCTAGAATTGGGTCTTCAGAACCTATTATGTGTGAAGATTGTAGGGTTGATGGTAAGGGGAATAAGGGAAAAGGTAAACATGGGAAGAAGAAAGGTGGGGCTGCAGTTGATTCTATATCGGACTCAAGACCCATATGGGTTTGTTTGGAATGTGGGCATTATGCCTGTGGAGGGGTTGGACTCCCAACAGGCCCTCAAAGTCACACTGTTCGGCATGTTAGGCAGACTCATCACCCTTTGGTAATTCATTTTGAGAAACCTCAACTCTGTTGGTGCTTTCCTTGCAAAACACTCATTCCGATTGTGAAGATGGAAGACAATGGTGACCATAAAAATGTCTTATCAGATGTTGTGAAGTTGATAAAGGGGCGATCATCAGTAGGGTCCTCAGTGGATGTTGAGGACGCTTGGTTTGGGGGTGGCAGTGTTACAAGTGAAATTAAAGCAGGAAGCAGTGCACTGATTGATTTGGATTTAGGTGGCAATTATGTGATAAGAGGTCTGGTTAATCTTGGGAATACTTGCTTCTTCAATTCAGTCATGCAAAATCTTTTAGCCATGAAAATGTTGAGGGATTATTTTTTCCAGTTGGACACTTCTAGTGGCCCCCTTACGATTGCTTTGAAGAAGCTCTTTATTGAAACCAAGCAGGAAGGAGGATTGAAAAATGTGATTAATCCAAGAAGCTTTTTTGGTTGTGTCTGTTCAAAGGCTCCCCAGTTTAGGGGATACCAGCAGCATGACAGCCATGAATTGCTCCGTTGCTTACTTGATGGTTTATCTACTGAGGAGTTGGGCTcaaaaaaacaacttaattcCCCAAAGGGAGATGGCATTTCTTCAAATCTAAGTACTTTTGTGGATGCTGTATTTGGGGGCCAAATATCAAGTACTGTTTGTTGTGTTGAGTGTGGGTACTCTTCAACTGTGTATGAGCCCTTTCTAGATCTTTCCCTGCCAGTTCCAACTAAAAAACCTCCATCCAAAAAGGCACAAGCAGTAACTCGAGCTAAGAAAACTAAGCTGCCACCCAAGAAAGGTGGAAAGACTCGGCCAAAAGTTAACAAAGATGCAGATTTATTACCAGCTCAAAGTGTGTCAAACCTAGCAGCCAGCAATGATATTTCCTGCCAAGAACAGGCGGTTGAGGCCGTTGCAGAAAAGGAGATGGCCTTTTCATGTAATTCTATGCCATTAAGTTCCAGTGACCTAATAGTTGTGGCTGGTGAAAGTGGTTCGGCTTCACAGAATCTCTTAGCTGTTCAAGCTTATGAAAATGAGCAAGTCTTTGAGAATGTTGTAGAGCAAACATCAGCTTTATTGGATGATTTTACGTGGTTGGATTACATTGATCCGGAGACTGTATCAGATGAATGTCATTTGACACAAAGCAATGGTGTTTCAATAACTCAAGATCCTGAAAACAAGGATATATATCTGAATGACGCACCATTACAGGTTAGCTCTGATTCTAGCAGTCAGACTTTTTCAGCCAACGTTGAGCCAAATCTAAAGCCAGATTCTTCAGTGAATTATTGGGAAGATGAGCTCCCATTACAGGTTCAAGATACTGATGTGCTGTTGCTGCCATATAAAGAAGGAAGTCCCACTACTGGGGAGATAATCAAAGGAGGGGATGAAGCATCCTCATCAGTTGCTGGCTATGGACCAGATGAAATGGACTTCGATGGCTTTGGTGACATGTTCAATGAGCCTGAGATTTCTATGGGGCCTGCCCCAAGGCCCTCTTTCGATAACGTGGTTGCAGAAACTGTTGTTGTGGGAAACAACAGCGATTCAGATCCAGATGAAGTTGATAATACAGATTCTCCGGTGACTGTTGAGAGTTGTTTGGCTCATTTTATAAAACCAGAGCTTCTCGCAAATGAAAATGCTTGGCATTGTGAGAATTGTTCGAAAACTCTGCGACATGAGAGGTTGAGAGCAAAGAGGCCGGTGAAAAATGTGTCGACGATTTTGCTGAATGGAGATCAGATTGGCAGCCAAAATGAGCAACTGCTCTGTCCTGCTGAAGTTGGAaacttggcaaatggttataTGAAAAATGAGGCTTCTCTTGAAGATGCTGGTGAAATCTTGATTTTACATAAAGCAAAAATGGATTGTGCACAAATTGAAAATGGTCAAAGAGGCGAGCTGAATCCAGTTGTTTCTCAATGCGAAGAAGGAACGGGTGTGATAAACGGTGCACTTCCAGAGAAATTGCATTCTTCAGGTTGCTATAAAACTTGTTGTCAAGAAAGTTTTTGCGGTCAAGCAATTGAGTCATGTAATGTTCATGCACGAAATAGTGTGGAATGTACCACTGGTAAAGTGCATCACGATGAGTCCCTGTCTTTGGCTCAAAGCTGTGAATCTGAGGGAAGTGAGGACGAGGATATGAATTCCAAAAGTGTGAAGGTGAAAAGGGATGCCACCAAAAGGGTTCTCATTTACAGGGCCCCGCCTATTCTCACCATTCATCTTAAAAGGTTTAGCCAAGATGCTCGTGGTCGCTTAAGTAAATTAAACGGCCATGTCAGTTTCAGAGAAACAATTGACCTTAGGCCGTATCTGGATCCCAG GTGTATAGACAAAGAGAAACACCATTACCGCCTAATTGGAGTAGTGGAGCATTCTGGGACCATGAGAGGAGGCCATTATGTTGCATTTGTGAGAGGGGGCCAGAAGAGCAGCAGAGGAAATGATcagaaagaaaatgatggttCTGTGTGGTATCATGCCAGTGATGCCTATGTGCGGCAGGCTTCCCTGGATGAAGTTCTTGGTTGCGAGGCCTACATATTATTCTATGAAAAGATTTGA